Genomic window (Ananas comosus cultivar F153 linkage group 16, ASM154086v1, whole genome shotgun sequence):
agaaaccaactttcataatttgtttatttcgtttgtctagtaaacgagtagtctcaaaatgaacggctgaaaatgaaaatctcataaaaaacagtgataaaagactcaaattttaaatcgaaagtATGGGACatactattgatgttaagtagaattttttattaaattttcatctaatttggatacttttacaccgttgaacttaaaaacgtgccacatcggccgttaaaatagtcatttttgagaccttttgatcgcttggtaaataatgtcaaaaaattataaaatttgatttctaaatagttccaatagtgtagattatacttaacggagccgatcgtcgaatcggatgtcctatcatcgaaaacaacttacaagcacggaggtctccgtactttcgaaagtaccggagacgcactatatatatatatataaagagagagagagagagaattgagctcctatacttttaaaagtaccaagtcatttgtgcttgtaagtttttggcccttggattaagggatgtgcggttaggatgatgtgggccccctagggttgagtaggtggttggttgaatagtataatctaacggataaaaatgatcaaaggtatagatctaacggtaaaaaatttacaagcaccaagtgcttggtgcttgtacaagcaccatagccggactctatatNTGTACGATTGCACCAAAGCCCctgtatttacataaaatcccaacattttatgtaaatcgggcgataaaatagctcgttcacgcaaaccgaggactttaagttccgccgagacatgtactgacaggtctcgatgtaccggaggccgtgctcatggtccggagcacatcggctcactgtgggaggcgcgggagcaacccgaagttcTGTGAACAGtgcgcagtcggggaagatcgcgccaaacagggctaactggacactgttgatccaaagtgaggtgagcactgtgatcagcactgaccatcGATCagcgtgctcacctccggaggcatcggaacagcctcggattgCCAGAAAAACGTGCGCAAGCACGGAATAGCAGCCGAAAAGGCTCAACCGGGTCGACACCaccgaaacagcggaacggagtctccccgacacaatctaaggtgagcacgatgatcagcaatttgctacgatcatcgtgctcccttccgcagagatcggggaggctcaggaagctcagaacaataaacccactcaaataagctctatttcgggcttggccggagcaagcctGCTCCGGCTGGCTTCCGACGACATGGCGGCGTGCGTGCGGGTCAAGGATGgatgcgggggaggtgaggaacacgatgctcacctcagtTGGCGGCGAGAAGcgtcggcggcgacggcggagagACTTGAGCCCGCACGAGCTAAAGCTCGGGTTCCGCGGGCACAggcggccatggcggcggccgggggctcagggacggcggaggaggatcACCCGAGGTCGGCAGCAGGCGGAACGGGTGGTCCCAGGCGCAGCGGCGCAAGGAGGAAGCCGCAGGCTTGCCTCGGCCCCAGCAGACAGGGACGGCCGAGGCCTGGccgaggtggcggcggcggcgcactgGGCGGCTCGGGGCGGCAGCGGCCGGCAGCCTGAGGTCGGGGAGGTGCCTCACGGTTGgtccggggcggcggcgacgcaagGGGGAGGCCGCACACAAGCCTCAGCCCGAGCTCAGGCTGGGGCGGCCGCAGACTGCAGAACTagcagcggcggcgcaggcgacggcggcaggNacatcatcctaaccgcatatctcttaatccaatggctaaaaatctataagcaccaataacttgatacttttaaaagtataggagctcaattctatatttatatatatatatatatatatgaggatatgtTATAccttaacaaaatatttacttccatattaggatatattaaatagtattattatatataattaattaattatacatatccATGAATAAATATatggtatatattattatatatagctaATTAGTTATGTACATAACActtactaaatatatattattttaaaaaaattttaaaaaattaattagacgtTCTATGTACATaaggataattttaaaattttaaaatatcaaaatactcctttaaaaaaatcacatatGCCCTAGTTAATTAAACGTTCTATATTTCTACCTTCCTGAGAAGTTCCTATCCTACATAGGTTGATAATTATTGGTAGACATTAATGgtattatatttgatgttagatactaatttcttttatgtgatcaaatccaaataaaaataaatattttattttaattttatacaataaaagtatttatgtattatatgataaatgcatagaatgggcctccacaaagcccgatTGGGTATTGGGTATTAGGCTTCCGCTTCGGCCaagccttaatttttttaaataattgggtaaaagccTGACCCAAagcccaatattttttttttagccagACTTGGGCATAGCATTACCCGACCTAAGCCCGGTCCAATTCCACACCCTACTGGGTGGGAACAAGTAGTTCCTACCCGGGTTATCCCAGGATAACCCGGTATGGGTGGGAACTATTCCCACCCACCTTGCTTTTTGTTTGagtaccatagttagttaattcggtgtcacgccccggattacacgttccccgggcacgccgacaaatccgccgtatacaaagaaattttttctgtatacgaagcgatagctgtacctgtaaaacatacaatactacaaacagtagtatagagctgctagaagaaccagtAACAATAACAAACCGAGTTTTATATACATACACCAAAACCcagatacaaaactactcgcactggcgagttaaacgtctgtatgtacatgaactccaacaaaaaacaactacctgctgtaggggcacctctagctcggctcgtcgggtagggctctaactcgcgacgtccttgcctcgatcctgatccgcaacagcagcagccgaggaCGATGGCTTTgcaaaaacggggtaacaacagggcatGAGAattactgtaaaaacaagtagtcctcaatgggtgccgccctcaacatcatcggtccacctactaagtctacagaagggagcaaaggtagtaataaatgctggaataaaaatctacagctaccatttattacactatcatACTCTATGCTGATCTACTGTAGTAATGTCAATCCTGACCtaatctctttagggactgtaaacatacccgtcccaggaACTATGAACACACTCGTCCCGCCCGgttgagactatccagctacctccacactatccaatccgtggagagcaagtctaaccggcatgaacgacaccaacgcgaaagcacagcgcccgtctctgGAGTgacactcgtgggagctacccaaccgagtatgcagcgtatctctgtcgagctcaatcagactctctcaagccaaagtccaagtaaccgactctaactggtctaacaaccaacaggccatgtgccctcggcacaatccgacgccaaaaaggcAATATGGGCCCACCGTCAACTtagacggcacccaacagtccggaacagcctgaatgctactgtaaaaatacactctgCATCCCAGCATGAGCGTAACAGAAAGCTAAACTATCTGGGGTATCCGTCGCCTCGATACTGCGtcgatacaaaattacaacggctcctagaatTAAATCAGGTAGTGTGAACATGTGACAGGTCCAAAtggctggttttctcctaagtcaaattccaagtccaacatgtatatttatggtttaCTAATCATGTCCTCAATGCTGATTTCATTCATGATACATTCAACGAAATTGAGCTATAACATGATTTACAAAactgaaaatcatacatgtcgactaatactgtgcttaggaataaaccgatatAACCCACCTCAAAGGCTAATCCCAGGCAGCGAAGATGGTCACCGGAGTCCCTGCCAAGCTCGGCTACAACTCACCGAACCAGCAATAATAACGCTCCAAGGATCTAAACATAGAGACCCACAATAAATACCAATTCTGCCCAAtaacaacagcagcagagagGAAtagggtttcgaccaagctaaccttcactaAAATCGGCAATCTTAGGCTccatggattcctctcgaagtcttgaatccaacgaaccaagtcttgctgtaatccgacgctcctacatCGTACACGAGCCGAAACACCAACGGTCGACGCAGGAAATCTGCAAAACAACATCCTTGAGCTCGAAAGTAATAAGGATTTGCCATGGTTGGAGGAATTGATGAACATCTCACCTCAACAGCGACTCTagcaccggcgcgacgtcgagaacggcgaaaacgcaccctcgcccggcctcctcgcgatgctacggcAACAAACGTGCGCTCGAAGGCTCCGCGGCACGACGTCGGCAACGAAACAACTCCACCCGAGAGCTCCTCCACACTCggtccaagctagagagagagaggagtaaaAGCCAGAGaaaaatctctctttctctgctcTATATGTCtaaatagagagggagagaatgggtgacacgaacgaggtgaaaaaaaaccaaaacactctctcacctaccctggtgtaccagtacacgggctcgcgtaccggtacaagaagccaacccgagagcagcctgcGCGCAGcctgtgcagtgtaccggtacaccctgctggctgtaccggtacagcaagcagagaaaccTGCTATTGGCAGGttttcttgctaaatgctgctctcgcgtcgcacagagtccgttttgcgtctatttcgcgccaacgagaCTCAGGATTGTCCCCACACTCttcagagctgtcgacaagcctttaCTGCCAAACACTAGGGATCTCACATTCAgatttggcaaaaattcggtacggatataatacgcataaaattcattttctaatttttaaattcattaaataattcggcttaaaaaataaattcggtataaaatataaaatatatgatataaaatataagataatttatatttaaaaataaaaattataagttttttattcatattttcaataattcgcgaataattcggtttatccaaaaattcgcgaataattctctttctttggaaaaaatttataaacggaccgtttaattcggattttcaataattcgcgaataattcgtgaattaactaactaggttgggtacaagaggggggataagactcttatcccccctcttgtacccaatttaaagtttaaattttaaatttgatattttaaaattttaaattttaaatttaatattttatatctttcaaatttaaatttggtcttaaatttaaaatataaatttttaaaattaaaaatttgaaaattaaaattttgaaaattaaaattttaaattttaatttcaaaatttaaaatttaaggttaaaaatttaaatttaaaattataaatttaaaatttaaaaatttaaattcaaatataatgagagaggTGAtaccattattttctatttataactatcaattattttttttattccatcttatctatccaaacgctatttttcttattttcgggaacaaccaaattttcatctaaatacaaaatttgtctagttcttacttatatttAAACTTACACCTATCCCTGGTATAAGCTAGTTCTCACTTATacttgaaccaaacgaagccttaatttGTAACCAAACGGTAGAAGACCTGGGAGGAACGATCAAAGCGGGTTGTTCTAGAACAATCCGTTAAAAATTATTCCTAAAAAAACTAAGAACaactttgttttctttattcgattagataaatacatatataaataaatatattaatataaatattatttttatgataatatatttatacttaaattttattacgtaatgtaaattaactaaatttgatatattatttattttattaagttttatcatttatatattaatatttgattattttattttatattaagaattatataataatatatatatatatatatatatatatatatatatttaatttgcattgaaatttataatattattaattaaaattatgcgGATATTGTTAGTGTTAAACTTTattcattacatatattatgaataaattatataaaataaattattatatatgataaaataatatactattttaataaattgttacataaaatactatattataaattactatatgaaataattttatataaaatataataatataaattaattattttatttttaataatatatttagatattattttagactttttattCAAACGGTACTAAAGATATTTTGTAGAATATTTTCGAATGTAtcgaaatataaatttataataattctaTTTGTACCAAAATATTTTCTGTTTTcggaaaataataaaagtttttttttttgagaaataaatagcacgctacccgctttgtttattttatttaaaaataaacttagctgaaaatgtgaatcaactagaattcgaaattggatctcagataccaaccatcgaGCCTTTGACACTTGCTCGAAGGACAGTGGgtggaaaataataaaaattgttattccaaattttgttttctaaaGCAAACGcagataaattttcttttttaattttttccataATCCCTCCGTCCTCTCAAAGTGCTTTGCGAAAAAGGAGAATGGGGGCGGAGGAAGGGGACGACGACGCGAGGAGGGAGGCCGCCTTGGCCGCCACCCGCCTCCTCGACCCCAACTTCAAACCTTCCAAACTCACCCAATCCCAGCTCGACAAGTTCAAGGTCATCCTCTTCTTCTgcccccctcttttttttttttttttttaggtataCTAATGCTTAGATTTCTTTATAGAATTGTTATCTATGGCCCAGATTCAAGTCtaagcgttttttttttttaattttattattttatttaagagTAGAATCGTTGAATTGTGTAAGTTAAATTGTAAGTTAAGAAGAAAGTAGGAGCAATCGTGATGTCGAAGTTTCTTGgatgtaaattttatttgttctgATTCATTCATAATTGCAGCTAAAAAAGGTGTTGGGTTCTGCCACCATCCAGAAATTTGTAGTGAGTTTGGCTGTCAAAAAGTTGCAACTGAGGGAGAGAAATTTGTAGTGAGTTTGTAAGTAGCCAACCCAACCAAATGATTTTAGCACTAAAGCTCTATATTCAGCTTCTGTACTTGAACGAGCAACAACAAGTTGTTTCTTGCTACATCAGGTGATCAACGAATCCACAAAAAACACACAATAACTAGTTGTAGAGCAATGATCATTAACATCCTTGGCCCAATCAGCATCTGAAAAGGCTCGTAATTATAGTAGCCCTTGAAAAAAGAGATCCTTTGAGATTATGGATAATGCGAAGCGCTGCTGCAAAATGAATGGTTCGAGGAGTTGCCATAACTTAGCTGACAATATGTACAACATAAGTTATATCTGgacaaattattattagataaacAAGACTGCCAACAAGTTTACGGTAAAGCGTTGTGTCTTTGAGAGGCTTTCCATCTGCAGATCTAAGCACTACATTGATCTCAAGAGAGGAAGCAACTGTATTATCATTTGTAATACCTGCTTGGGAAATCAACTCATACTTGACTTGAGAAAGGATATAACCATAAGAACTAATACAAGACGTATAAATATGTATACTAACACTAATAACTATTAAGGACACACCTTCAAACTAATTTACAACTATAGGCTTGGTAAAATTCACTTCCCATCTTTGCAACCTCACCTATGCCTGAGGAAGGAGTCCTTAGTCCGTATGCTGCTATTTTGTTTTGTCTTTTGTATTATGTGAATTTTTCTCTGCAAGACCTATTGATCTCAAAAGATCTTTCTCGAATTGTTCAAGACTGAAGCGCATGTTTTTCTTGATCTAGGGTTTGTCAAGTTTTGTATTCTAATGCATTTCTATTATCTGGCACTTTAATAACACATAACAATGAAACTATGATCTTCAAATTGATGTGAAACTTAATTTTGGACTCTTGTTTGCCCTTAGTGAAACAAGGTACTCCAGTGCAGGAAGTTTCCATCATTTTAGGTCTGTGGGTGTCCAACTATCCAAGGTTGTAATTAGCGGATAGTTGGTACTATGGCAGTTCAGCTCGTTGTTCGCGAGCCAACTTgtgttcggcttgaaatgagctcgagatcgattgctcgtttaataaacgagccgaatacgagctgagtTTTTTTTTGCACGAAATCTTAATGAACTGAACACTAGTTGGgattagctcgctcgtgtttggctcaatATAGCTCgaatatatgtgtgtgtgtgtctgtgtaagtatgtatatttatgtatgtatatatatatatatatatatatatatatatatatatatatagagtgcgtctactatactttcgaaagtaccgggacctccgtgcttgtaagttgttttcgatgataggacatccgatttgacgatcggctccgttaggtataatctatcctattggaactatctagaaaccaaattttataattttttgacatcattttactaagcgatcaaaaggtcccaaaaatgactattttaatggccgatgcggcacgtttttaagttcaacggtgtagaagtatccaaattacgtgaaaatttaatagaaaattctacttaacgtcGATAGCacgatcaatacttccgatttgaaatttgagtcctttatcattgttttttttgagatttttattttcggccgttcattttgaggctactcgttcactaggcaaatgaagtaaaaaaattatgaaatttagtttctagaaagttccaatagcgtagattatgtctaacggaaccgatcgccgaatcggacgtcccatcatcgaaaacaacttacaagtacagaggcccccgtactttcgaaagcataggagccttgctctctctctctctctctctatatatatatatatatatatatatatatgacgtACATTATataaatgtatgtatgtatgatgtacatacatacattctTTAAGGGCCTATCCGAAAGAGAATCCAGGACCTCTTGTTCATGAgtatctacatatatatatatatagttgagctagaatactctcaaaagcaccaaaagagtggtgcttttgagtttttagccattggatgaagagatataggtttgagatgatggtggtaggtggtagtaggtggaatagtgtttgatccaaaggctattagtaatcaaggagtagatccaagggctagaaacttagaagcaccaaggggttggtgcttctaaaagtattctagctcaattctatatatatatatatctgtatatatatatatatatatagagtacctCTTCTGTGCTTTTGAAAATACGGATGACTCTgtgcttataagttattttcgaggACATTTGAGTCAACGATCGACTTCGTTAGGCATGATCTACGTTATTAGACCTATCTAAatccaaatttcataattgttCGGCATCATTTATGAAATGATCGAAGCGgcccaaaatcaacaattttaatggtcgtggtgagctgcttgcaagtttaacggtgtagaaatatccaaatcatatgaaattttgatagaaaattttttatactatattaaacCAAGATCAATACCTTTGATCTAAAGTTTTAGtgttatatcatcactttttatgagattttttttttaactattgatTTTAAGCACtttcgatcattaggtaaatgatattgaaaaatcataattaattttttagatactttcaatactctagatcaagtctaacagagctgatcgtcgattcggaaggcCCAGCATCAGAAAcgacttgatagcacggaggctactgtgcttctaaaagcatatAAGCTGGACTTTATATGCAcgtgcgcgcgcgcacacacacatacgtatgtatgtatgtatattacaaattatatgtatatatattacaaatttctactatttggattttaggccaCAAATGTAaagaaatctatattttataaattttaattattaaattatgattctagtttttttacttttctttcaacttttcacCCAGTAGTACCACTGATAATCGAAGTTGTTGTTTGTGAGCCCGTTCGTGTTCGGTTCACTAATAAACAAGCCAAACACGACTTGGATTTTTTAGCTTGATAACGAGCCAGCTAGTGTTCGactcatttaataaacaaatGAATGTGAGCTAGCCCCAACTTGCTCATGTTCAGCTCGTTGACAGCCCTAGCTAGTACATACGTTGGGAGGGGGAGTATCAAAGCGATTGCGGATAGCGGACTGCAtttgtatttcaaaaaaatgCAATAACATGTTAGTTCCAAATATAGAACTATAACACTTTCAATTTCTCTACATTTATATTCCAAAATAATGTTTCTGTTTAGCATAATGATCCTTCATAGCTTTGGTGATCCTTAATTGGCTCCTACCGATAAACCTGTGTTGCCACCATGTTGCTTTTCAGCTTATGtgaataaaattatgattttctcATTTGTTTCTTGTTAGAAACATGATGGAATAGTTCCTCCAGTATTGACTAGTTTATTTCTTCTATTAGGACAATTTCTTAAGGTTCtagtgattttaaaatttaatcgaCCTATCTAATCTCTAAAAAACTGAGGTAAAAAACCCTTTTTTGTCTCAATATTTGCCGTTACGGATGCCATGGCAGTCACTATGATCCTAGTCTgctatattttgtttttaacaGCATAGCGTAGCGTTTATCCATTAAAACTGCTATAGCGGTCCTAGCTTAGAACGCTACAACTATCTTATATGCTACACTTCTTTAATGCAATATTCATAAAAACATAGAACTAAGTTGGTTTGAAATGATAAATTTCATTCCATGATTGAAAAATTACTGATGTGATCCTCCTCTTCCCAAAGGGGTCACTTATGCTAGAAGCACTCTAGCCCTAGGCTTGCTTAACCCTCTAAACCTTTTGGGCCtaaccaccgcccaaaatgctgTAGCTGGGTTGAAAGGTTTAGTCCTATTACACCTTATGTATAGGGCTATTTCAAATTCTGAGGGTGTCATTTTTCTCATCCCTTTAAgctctgacgtcctcgtcaggcttgAGTATCTCACAAGCACCAAGCGATGTAAGACTCGTCTTGCTAGCCTTATCATTTAGACCCTGACTCATCATTTTCAAACCTGGCTTAGCCTGTCATTCAGATCCTGCCTCAGCCAAGATTCATCATACACTTCCgcctggtgattggctctgataccaattatcaTCCTTTGCTTTCCACGGGgccacccatcctagaactactctatcCCTAGGCACCCTTAGCCCTCTAAACCTCTTGGGCCAAGCCACCATCCAAATGCTATAGTTGGGTTGAGAGGTTTAGTCTTGTATACCTTATTTATAGAACTATTTGAAATTTCGGGGTTGTCATAACTAAACTCATCAGCTTGTAACTTACGTGATATTCTTGAAAGCCATCTTGCCTTTCATGTTCTTGATATGTTTCTTAGTGATTtgtgtggtttctttttttgaaaaaaaaaaaggaggccTACCATGACGGATATTTTAATGAGTAGTGGCTCTtcagctaccgtttggttcggggttaaggaaaaactagttatttcagggatagggttaagttcagggttaagatggggttagagtatttttgtgtttggttagggattggagttagtccaggatagtaaaaaatagtgtttggttggagtaggtgggataagaaggatagtgggttattatgaatagaaaatagtgtttggttggggtttggtggggttaggtggggttagctaacccgggatagcccatttgaggtggggttagctaaccccacccattttttggGGTGTTTGGGGATAATATGAGGGtcaaggggttattccaccccttaacccccaaccaaacaaaggcTCAAGGTTCTGTTGAAGTCTATTCTAATAAGCACATTGtcgaaagaaaaatatttttgagaaCCAGCAATAATGCACGCAAATAGGATAACAGCCTCGGCAGTTCTTACTTTTTAGTGGCTTTACTTGatttacccttatttttttgttgtgtttTCATCCCATCATAATTACATTACTGATTTACTTTGTTACATGTGGTAGGAATTGCACAGAAAACGGTTACAgataaaagaaaaaggcaagagaaaagaaaaacctaaGGATAAAGGAAAACCTAATGGTACCTCCTTtactattttcttcttttgctcCCTTTGCAACCATAAGCTGTTCAATCATGTAATTTCTCTCTTTAGGGACTGCAAAAACGAGTATGAGAGTAAGAAATAATCTTGACATTAAAGATACAGCAGATGTTTCTACAGCCAGTGCTATGAAAGATTCCGAGTACTCCAACTCGAAGGAAGAGGCTGGTTCGGTAAGAGTCATTATgtgtttctttctcttttcagaTGGTCTCGCATCTTAAAGTACTTCGTTCATAATCATTTTTATCAAAGTTTCTGTAAAACGAAACATTCCATGTTTATACTTCTAGTGTAGATGATCTCAAATTATTTTGATTCCTCAACGAAATCCGTTTCTAAACATACTAATGGTTTTTCCTCATGACATCAGGACGAAGCAACACTTACGCCATCaaagaggaaaaggaaattACATTGGGGGTATTATTTCTTTGTTGTGTGCCCTTTATGCTTTTTGCAATGGCAATATCTGTAGTAGAATATGTAGGTTGATGAAAATCAATCACCTTTGcaagttttctttttatatataacacAATGGCCGGTTTGGATGTTTGAACAATCTATAGGGGGCTAATTAATTTTGTCTAGGAGTTTCCTTTGGTAATTATATCATTAAAACTTGAGTACTGTCCGTTGTAAGGCCCTAATAATCAGTTTTGAGGATACATATACCGCCTATGCGGTGATTTATCATATTCTTAAAATTTGGGATCATATTTTCCCACTTAACGCACTTTTAGATGTCTTTCTATCagttctcaaaaaaataaataagagtaAATTGATCCTTGAGTAAGCAATTGGTAATGTGCTTGATTAAGTTATTCTGTCATCTAGATGGATGCATGAATAATACCATTCATGATCTTTGCTGCTGGTTGACTGTACGGAGTTTGAAGTACCACTGGTTTCCAGC
Coding sequences:
- the LOC109721981 gene encoding protein FAM204A, which codes for MGAEEGDDDARREAALAATRLLDPNFKPSKLTQSQLDKFKELHRKRLQIKEKGKRKEKPKDKGKPNGTAKTSMRVRNNLDIKDTADVSTASAMKDSEYSNSKEEAGSDEATLTPSKRKRKLHWGLDAKERWERKSNM